The proteins below come from a single Papaver somniferum cultivar HN1 chromosome 11, ASM357369v1, whole genome shotgun sequence genomic window:
- the LOC113325196 gene encoding uncharacterized protein LOC113325196, whose product MENLNEELVMEILYRLPVDSILQCIQSFQDVPFSLLTYPMFVCNPITGEYVNLPRCGVKEKDFPIGIRCGIGYDYSNNVYKVVVASHNMHELGSQPNRLQVYTLGDVNGWRNIKIPYDLSGRCIHVDGTFFWLDDERCNIIAFDLTDEVFELLPKPPFCTPNNTYYSKLHILRKGLCIVLEHNSNLEIWLVKKKKNLQMHNSGTGESTDCWSWMKELSMSWEGLGLFSMTLDLLPVTVSKNGQVLIWDYKKKALFLYDKRTSTAKEIIDDDVRKVEYFRSLPHINSFVSLKSLGMKSEWI is encoded by the exons ATGGAGAATCTTAATGAGGAGCTAGTAATGGAAATACTGTATCGATTACCCGTCGATTCAATTTTACAGTGCATCCAG TCCTTTCAAGATGTTCCCTTCTCGTTGTTGACATATCCTATGTTTGTCTGTAATCCTATTACTGGGGAATACGTCAATCTCCCAAGATGTGGTGTAAAGGAGAAAGACTTTCCCATTGGCATTAGGTGTGGAATTGGTTATGATTATTCTAACAATGTGTACAAGGTAGTGGTTGCATCACACAACATGCATGAACTAGGATCACAGCCTAATCGTCTACAGGTGTACACTCTTGGTGATGTCAATGGTTGGAGGAATATAAAAATTCCATATGATTTATCAGGAAGGTGTATTCATGTAGATGGAACATTTTTTTGGCTCGACGATGAGCGGTGCAATATCATTGCTTTCGATTTGACAGATGAAGTTTTTGAACTGCTCCCAAAACCACCTTTCTGCACCCCTAACAACACTTATTACAGTAAGCTGCACATATTAAGGAAGGGTTTGTGTATTGTTCTTGAACATAACTCTAACTTGGAGATTTGgttggtaaagaagaagaagaatttgcaGATGCATAACAGTGGTACCGGAGAGAGCACAGATTGTTGGAGTTGGATGAAGGAGTTATCTATGTCGTGGGAAGGGCTAGGGCTATTCAGCATGACCTTGGATTTACTACCAGTCACTGTTTCAAAAAATGGTCAAGTCCTAATTTGGGATTATAAAAAGAAGGCATTATTTCTTTACGACAAGAGAACTTCGACTGCGAAAGAGATCATAGATGATGATGTTCGTAAAGTGGAGTATTTCCGTTCACTGCCTCACATTAACAGCTTTGTTTCACTAAAATCCTTGGGAATGAAGTCAGAGTGGATTTGA